The following coding sequences lie in one Halomonas sp. 'Soap Lake #6' genomic window:
- a CDS encoding AAA family ATPase: MAFDSTSSYIATDALKQAVNAAVVLQRPLLIKGEPGTGKTLLAEELAESLGTKLITWHIKSSTKAAQGLYEYDAVSRLRDSQLGVEGVENVGNYIKPGKLWEAFTAGERVVLLIDEIDKADIEFPNDLLQELDRMEFHVYETGETIRAEQRPIIVITSNNEKELPDAFLRRCFFHYIEFPDRETMQAIVDVHFPDIAPKLVSEALEVFFELRNAPGLKKKPSTSELVDWLKLLMADNLAQEALYNRDPAKALPPMAGALIKNEQDTHLLERLAFMLRRQKSTGR, encoded by the coding sequence GCGTTTGACTCCACCTCCTCCTATATTGCAACTGATGCACTCAAACAAGCGGTCAATGCTGCCGTAGTACTGCAGCGGCCACTACTGATAAAGGGTGAACCAGGTACCGGTAAAACACTGCTGGCCGAGGAGCTCGCTGAATCTCTTGGCACCAAGCTGATCACTTGGCATATCAAGTCCAGCACCAAAGCCGCCCAAGGGCTTTACGAGTATGATGCGGTTAGTCGCCTGCGCGATTCCCAACTGGGTGTGGAAGGGGTGGAAAATGTAGGCAACTACATCAAGCCTGGCAAGCTGTGGGAAGCCTTTACTGCGGGTGAGCGTGTAGTACTGCTGATCGATGAAATCGACAAAGCGGATATCGAGTTTCCCAACGACCTGCTTCAAGAGCTGGATCGTATGGAGTTTCATGTTTACGAAACCGGCGAAACCATTCGCGCCGAACAGCGCCCCATTATCGTGATCACCTCGAATAACGAAAAAGAACTACCCGACGCCTTCCTGCGCCGCTGCTTTTTCCACTATATCGAATTCCCCGACCGAGAGACCATGCAGGCGATTGTCGATGTCCACTTCCCGGATATCGCACCCAAGCTGGTCAGCGAGGCGCTGGAAGTATTTTTCGAGTTGCGCAATGCCCCTGGCTTGAAGAAAAAACCTTCTACCTCGGAACTGGTGGATTGGCTCAAGCTGCTAATGGCCGATAACCTGGCCCAGGAAGCGCTCTATAACCGAGATCCAGCCAAAGCGTTACCCCCCATGGCCGGTGCGTTGATTAAAAATGAGCAGGACACACACCTACTGGAGCGTTTAGCTTTTATGCTCCGCCGCCAAAAGAGTACGGGACGTTAA
- a CDS encoding cytochrome b, with translation MALAVMDTNKRYGLVSRVLHWGMALLFVWQFSGAAARVFLEDTALESFLWGTHRTVGVTLMALILLRLVWALINTSRRPPSVSIMAKLGHLGLYGLMMAVPTIALIRQYGSGRALDVWGINLMPGFEGERIDWMVNLGGLLHGELGWTLLALIVGHIVMAILHRKLTNHDVLRRMA, from the coding sequence ATGGCGCTAGCAGTGATGGATACCAATAAACGTTATGGGTTGGTCAGTCGGGTGCTCCACTGGGGGATGGCATTGCTGTTTGTGTGGCAGTTTAGTGGTGCAGCCGCTCGGGTGTTTTTGGAAGATACTGCGCTGGAATCTTTCCTGTGGGGCACCCACCGCACCGTAGGGGTTACACTGATGGCGCTGATCTTGTTGCGCCTGGTATGGGCGTTAATCAATACATCTCGCCGGCCGCCGTCTGTGAGCATTATGGCTAAACTAGGTCATTTGGGTCTGTATGGGTTGATGATGGCGGTACCGACCATCGCACTTATCCGTCAATATGGCTCTGGCCGCGCCCTGGATGTATGGGGTATCAACCTGATGCCTGGCTTTGAAGGTGAGCGCATTGACTGGATGGTGAACTTGGGTGGCCTGTTGCATGGTGAGCTAGGCTGGACACTGCTGGCGCTGATTGTTGGTCATATCGTGATGGCGATATTACATCGCAAACTGACAAATCACGATGTGCTGAGGCGGATGGCGTAA
- a CDS encoding LysR family transcriptional regulator — protein MLHRLEFLDLQAFILVAELGTFHEAAQRLHLSQPALTRRIQKLEELLEVELLERTTRRTRLSPIGADFLPRARRMIEEYESSILGIRELVTHQKGTVTIACLPTAAFYFLPSVIRVFSEAWPGIRIRILDVSANEGLEKVINGEADFGINMISAQSSEVRFTPLLRDPFVLALRSDHPLASKRKIEWSDLEEVRLITVSRDSGNRTLLDNALSAEGIHLNSFYEVQHLSTSLGLVESGLGVAILPRMTMPGPDHDTLCSRDLPEPRIQRSIGLVRSNSHSLSTTAQLFIDLLLEHWGKETT, from the coding sequence ATGCTGCACAGACTCGAATTTCTTGACCTTCAAGCATTCATTTTAGTCGCTGAATTGGGCACCTTTCATGAGGCGGCTCAGCGCTTACATTTGTCGCAACCAGCCCTGACACGGCGTATCCAGAAACTAGAAGAACTCCTTGAAGTTGAACTGCTTGAGAGAACCACACGGCGCACTCGTCTGAGTCCTATCGGAGCTGATTTCTTGCCCCGAGCCAGACGTATGATAGAAGAGTACGAGTCCTCTATATTGGGGATTCGTGAACTGGTCACTCACCAAAAGGGTACGGTGACGATAGCCTGCTTACCCACAGCGGCATTCTACTTTTTACCTAGTGTCATTCGTGTGTTCAGCGAAGCATGGCCTGGGATTCGCATCCGTATTTTGGATGTCAGTGCGAACGAAGGTTTGGAAAAAGTGATCAACGGCGAAGCAGACTTTGGTATTAATATGATTAGTGCGCAAAGCTCCGAAGTACGTTTTACACCGTTACTCCGGGACCCCTTTGTACTGGCACTACGCTCCGACCATCCGCTCGCTAGTAAAAGAAAGATTGAGTGGAGCGACTTAGAAGAAGTTAGGCTAATAACCGTTAGCCGTGATAGTGGAAATCGTACGCTGCTGGATAACGCTCTGTCTGCAGAGGGTATTCATCTCAATAGCTTTTACGAAGTCCAGCACTTATCCACGTCGCTAGGTCTGGTCGAGTCCGGCCTGGGCGTAGCTATTTTGCCGCGTATGACCATGCCCGGCCCCGATCACGACACGCTCTGTTCTCGCGATTTGCCCGAGCCACGCATTCAGCGCTCTATCGGTTTAGTACGCAGCAATTCACATAGTCTATCCACTACTGCCCAGCTGTTTATTGATCTTCTTCTGGAGCACTGGGGCAAAGAGACTACTTAG
- a CDS encoding cobyric acid synthase produces MTTLMIQGTTSDAGKSTVVAGLCRVLKRRGVLVAPFKPQNMALNSAVTSDGGEIGRSTALQAQAAGVPPHSDMNPVLLKPETDRGAQVILRGKVYGHMDALDYHAFKRTAKESVMAAWEALESRFDVIIAEGAGSPAEINLRKGDIANMGFAEAADCPVLLVGDIDRGGVFAQLVGTLALLSDSEQARTKGFIINRFRGDIALLEPGLEWLEAHTNKPVLGTLPYLQGLLLDAEDSIGLVHAVKNNHTLKVIVPALPRISNHTDFDPLRLHPQVSLTFVGPDQPIPPADVILLPGSKSTASDLAWLKRQGWEAAIARHLRYGGKVLGICGGFQMLGKWVDDPEGLEGAPGKVEGLGLLPLTTRMVPGKQLRNVSGVMVGADAAVVGYEIHNGVSDGAALNQPLFDLGSHLDGAISDDGQVMGTYLHGLFDHPEACQALLTLLGLQEAKYLDYQAHRERELDRLADMLEAQLDMDAVLSLLMPASGAK; encoded by the coding sequence ATGACCACATTAATGATTCAAGGCACCACTTCGGATGCTGGTAAGAGCACGGTCGTTGCGGGGCTGTGCCGTGTTCTGAAGCGCCGTGGTGTGTTGGTGGCGCCATTTAAACCACAAAATATGGCACTAAATAGCGCAGTGACTAGCGACGGCGGTGAAATTGGCCGCTCAACAGCGCTTCAGGCCCAGGCGGCGGGCGTGCCCCCCCATAGCGATATGAATCCTGTGCTGTTAAAACCAGAAACTGACCGCGGTGCTCAGGTGATTTTACGCGGTAAGGTGTACGGCCATATGGATGCGCTGGACTACCACGCTTTTAAGCGTACTGCTAAAGAGAGTGTGATGGCGGCATGGGAGGCCTTGGAAAGTCGCTTTGACGTGATTATTGCCGAAGGTGCGGGCAGCCCCGCCGAGATTAACCTGCGCAAAGGCGATATTGCCAATATGGGCTTTGCCGAGGCTGCCGACTGCCCAGTGTTGTTGGTGGGCGATATTGATCGTGGCGGCGTGTTTGCCCAGCTAGTGGGCACGTTAGCGCTGTTAAGTGATAGTGAACAGGCGCGCACCAAGGGTTTTATCATCAACCGGTTTCGGGGTGATATTGCACTGCTTGAGCCGGGGCTTGAGTGGCTGGAGGCGCATACCAACAAGCCGGTGCTGGGTACGCTGCCCTATTTACAAGGGCTTTTGCTGGACGCTGAAGACAGTATTGGCTTGGTTCATGCTGTCAAGAACAACCACACCCTAAAGGTGATTGTGCCCGCGCTGCCGCGTATCAGTAACCATACAGATTTTGATCCACTGCGCTTGCACCCACAGGTATCACTGACCTTTGTTGGCCCTGATCAGCCGATTCCCCCTGCAGATGTAATACTACTCCCAGGCAGTAAAAGTACCGCTAGCGACTTAGCTTGGCTAAAGCGCCAAGGGTGGGAAGCGGCCATTGCTCGCCATCTACGCTATGGGGGAAAGGTGTTGGGAATCTGTGGTGGCTTTCAAATGCTAGGCAAGTGGGTAGATGACCCCGAGGGGCTGGAAGGTGCGCCGGGAAAGGTAGAAGGGCTGGGGTTGCTACCGCTAACTACGCGGATGGTGCCTGGCAAGCAGTTGCGTAATGTCAGTGGTGTAATGGTAGGAGCGGATGCGGCGGTGGTTGGTTACGAGATCCACAATGGAGTGAGTGATGGCGCCGCTCTTAACCAGCCGTTGTTCGATTTAGGCTCTCATTTAGATGGTGCCATTAGCGATGATGGCCAAGTAATGGGTACTTATCTTCACGGCTTGTTTGACCACCCTGAAGCCTGCCAAGCATTACTGACCCTTCTAGGACTTCAGGAGGCAAAGTATCTCGATTATCAAGCTCACCGAGAACGTGAACTTGACCGTTTAGCGGATATGCTAGAAGCCCAGCTTGATATGGACGCGGTGCTGTCGCTGCTCATGCCTGCAAGCGGCGCTAAGTAG
- a CDS encoding RidA family protein, translating into MPTFINDPTLPKPAFPASHMVIDDHYVFISGLTVTDLSNGKAARGDVKQETRLIMRELERMLEQEGGSLADIVRVDIHLADLRQINALDSMYAEFFEPGRYPARTCTESPNICGGSSVEVTLMAKRANL; encoded by the coding sequence ATGCCAACGTTTATCAACGATCCTACGCTGCCCAAACCAGCATTCCCAGCTAGCCATATGGTGATCGACGATCATTATGTATTTATTTCCGGCTTAACCGTTACTGACCTTTCTAATGGAAAAGCCGCCCGTGGTGATGTCAAACAAGAAACCCGTCTCATCATGCGCGAGCTTGAACGTATGCTAGAACAGGAAGGTGGCAGCCTAGCGGATATTGTTAGAGTCGATATTCACCTTGCTGACTTAAGACAGATCAATGCATTAGACAGCATGTATGCAGAGTTTTTTGAACCAGGTCGCTACCCGGCACGTACCTGCACAGAGTCACCCAACATTTGCGGTGGCAGCTCAGTGGAGGTCACTCTGATGGCGAAGCGGGCCAACCTCTAA
- a CDS encoding vWA domain-containing protein, which yields MFIGLFDALKRAGVPVSLRELLDLHAVVERGVVFADMEAFYQVARTVMVKDERYFDRFDRAFAAWFKGIEELDAAIEALIPEEWLRREFEKQLNDEEKAKIESLGGLEELIKTFKKRLEEQKERHAGGNKWIGTGGTSPFGAYGYNPEGIRIGQDGSRHRRAVKVWDERRFRDYDDSLELGTRNIKMALRRLRKFARQGALDEFDVDSTIRETAKDAGLLNIQMRPERHNAVKVLLFLDVGGSMDDHIRVCEELFSAARSEFKHLEHYYFHNCLYEGVWRNNLRRGNERIPTMDVLHTYGSDYQVVIVGDAAMSPYEVTHPGGSVEHFNDEAGGVWLKRLCETFPRLVWLNPMPPRAWEYTHSTQLIREIIEDRMYPMTMEGLETAMRELAK from the coding sequence ATGTTTATTGGCCTATTTGATGCCCTCAAACGTGCCGGCGTGCCCGTTTCACTGCGCGAACTGTTAGATCTTCACGCCGTGGTTGAGCGCGGCGTGGTGTTTGCTGACATGGAGGCCTTCTACCAAGTCGCACGCACCGTCATGGTCAAGGATGAGCGCTACTTTGATCGCTTCGACCGTGCCTTTGCCGCCTGGTTTAAAGGCATCGAAGAGCTGGATGCGGCTATCGAGGCGTTAATTCCTGAGGAGTGGCTACGCCGTGAATTTGAAAAACAGCTCAACGACGAAGAGAAGGCCAAGATTGAGTCGCTCGGCGGTCTAGAAGAGCTAATCAAGACGTTTAAAAAGCGCCTGGAAGAGCAAAAGGAGCGCCACGCAGGGGGTAACAAGTGGATTGGTACCGGAGGCACCAGCCCTTTTGGAGCGTATGGCTACAACCCAGAAGGTATTCGTATCGGTCAGGATGGTTCGCGCCACCGTCGTGCAGTGAAAGTCTGGGACGAGCGGCGTTTTCGCGATTACGATGACTCACTTGAGCTTGGCACCCGGAATATCAAAATGGCCTTGCGGCGGCTGCGCAAGTTCGCCCGGCAAGGGGCATTGGATGAGTTTGATGTGGACAGTACCATCCGCGAAACGGCAAAGGATGCTGGGCTGCTCAATATTCAAATGCGCCCCGAACGACACAATGCGGTGAAAGTGCTGCTGTTTTTGGACGTTGGCGGTTCAATGGATGACCATATCCGCGTATGCGAAGAGTTATTCTCAGCGGCACGCTCTGAATTCAAGCACCTGGAGCACTACTACTTCCATAACTGCCTTTACGAAGGCGTCTGGAGAAATAACCTGCGCCGTGGCAATGAACGTATCCCAACCATGGACGTGCTGCACACCTACGGCTCTGATTATCAGGTGGTAATTGTCGGCGATGCGGCGATGTCGCCTTACGAAGTCACCCACCCCGGTGGCAGCGTGGAGCACTTCAACGACGAAGCGGGCGGCGTATGGCTTAAGCGTTTATGCGAAACCTTTCCACGCTTAGTGTGGCTTAACCCTATGCCGCCCCGGGCTTGGGAGTACACTCACTCGACCCAGTTGATCCGTGAGATCATTGAAGACCGCATGTACCCCATGACCATGGAAGGCCTGGAAACCGCTATGCGTGAGCTAGCCAAGTAG
- a CDS encoding tripartite tricarboxylate transporter permease, translating to MLDVLFSSLGQLFTVPHMLYMVIGVLIGLVVGIIPGLGGIAGMSLLLPFLYGMEPSVALGMLMGLVAVIPTGDTFASVLLGIPGSSASQATVVDGFALAKKGQAARALSSAFLSSMIGGLIGALVLTAFILIARPVVLSFSSSELFMLTLLGLSMVAVLSGKDVFKGVAACGVGLLVGTIGMAPATGEFRLPFEIDYLYDGLPLVVVGLGIFALPEIIDLLVRRGAIAEQPCKLGKGWKEGIKDVAQRPGLVARCAGIGSLMGTIPGLAGSVVDWLTYGHAVQSAKDKSQFGKGDIRGVIAPESANNACACGAMVPTLLFGIPGSGTAAVFLGGLLLLGLQPGVSMLETNLDLTYTIIWSLALANILGAALCLGLARPVASLTRVPFVILAPLITILILFAAYQATRSLGDLFALGIIGAVGVLFKQANWSRPAFLIGFVLAPGAEAYFYQAAQFQGAEAFMRPGVLIIGALIAASLIVPPLRSYLQKRRPTEKSATHELQEEVAPLSLGVIDVVLLGSLLAGAGYMWLVFADLSMLGGIMPRLAIFIIVAACLLEIIRTVIKPMKWQVQTLRQQFLWVAGFFALIGSVMVFGFLFTAAVFCLGFLLVVARVKPVVAVGVTAGITLFLVGIANLLALTYPAGMLVSL from the coding sequence ATGTTAGATGTCTTATTCTCCAGTTTGGGGCAGTTATTTACTGTTCCCCATATGCTGTACATGGTTATTGGTGTCCTCATTGGGCTGGTTGTGGGCATTATCCCGGGGCTTGGCGGCATTGCCGGTATGTCGCTTTTGTTACCGTTCCTCTATGGCATGGAGCCTTCTGTTGCCTTGGGCATGTTGATGGGGTTAGTGGCGGTAATCCCCACCGGAGATACCTTTGCCTCCGTACTGCTAGGCATTCCTGGCTCCAGTGCTTCCCAAGCCACCGTGGTAGACGGTTTTGCGTTGGCTAAGAAAGGGCAGGCTGCACGTGCGCTATCCAGTGCGTTTCTATCGTCAATGATTGGAGGGCTGATCGGTGCGTTAGTGCTTACGGCTTTCATACTCATTGCACGGCCAGTCGTATTGTCATTTTCATCGTCAGAGCTGTTTATGCTGACGTTGTTGGGGCTCTCCATGGTGGCGGTTCTATCTGGTAAGGATGTATTTAAGGGAGTGGCCGCCTGCGGTGTTGGGCTACTCGTTGGCACCATAGGAATGGCTCCCGCCACCGGAGAATTTAGGCTTCCCTTTGAAATTGACTATCTGTATGACGGTTTACCTTTGGTCGTCGTCGGTTTGGGTATTTTCGCACTGCCTGAAATCATTGATTTATTAGTTAGGCGTGGAGCGATTGCTGAGCAGCCGTGCAAATTAGGTAAAGGCTGGAAAGAAGGTATTAAAGACGTTGCCCAACGGCCTGGGTTAGTGGCCCGCTGTGCAGGTATTGGCAGTTTAATGGGGACTATTCCTGGCTTGGCAGGCTCAGTCGTTGATTGGTTAACATATGGTCACGCCGTACAGAGCGCCAAAGATAAGTCGCAGTTTGGTAAAGGGGACATTCGTGGCGTGATTGCACCGGAGTCTGCTAACAATGCATGTGCCTGTGGGGCGATGGTGCCAACGTTGCTGTTTGGTATTCCCGGTTCTGGTACGGCGGCGGTATTTCTAGGTGGCCTGCTGCTGCTTGGTCTGCAGCCAGGTGTTAGCATGTTGGAGACAAACCTTGACCTGACATACACCATTATTTGGTCATTAGCGCTCGCTAATATTTTAGGTGCTGCTCTCTGTTTGGGATTAGCTCGGCCTGTGGCCAGCTTAACGAGGGTGCCATTTGTTATCTTAGCGCCGTTGATTACCATTTTGATACTGTTCGCGGCCTATCAGGCGACACGTTCGCTGGGCGATTTATTTGCTCTTGGTATTATTGGAGCAGTTGGGGTGCTTTTTAAACAGGCAAACTGGTCGCGTCCCGCCTTTTTGATTGGCTTTGTGCTAGCACCCGGCGCAGAAGCGTACTTCTATCAGGCAGCCCAGTTTCAAGGGGCGGAAGCCTTTATGCGGCCAGGGGTATTGATCATTGGCGCACTGATTGCGGCATCACTAATTGTTCCTCCTTTACGCAGCTATCTGCAAAAGCGTCGCCCAACCGAGAAGTCTGCTACACATGAGCTTCAGGAAGAGGTGGCTCCGCTGTCGCTGGGTGTGATCGATGTGGTATTACTAGGTAGCCTGTTAGCAGGTGCCGGGTATATGTGGCTGGTCTTTGCTGATCTTTCCATGTTAGGAGGCATCATGCCCAGGCTGGCGATTTTCATTATCGTGGCAGCGTGTCTGCTGGAAATTATCAGAACGGTTATCAAACCGATGAAGTGGCAAGTTCAGACATTACGCCAGCAGTTCTTGTGGGTGGCTGGTTTCTTCGCCTTGATTGGTAGCGTGATGGTGTTTGGCTTCCTGTTTACCGCCGCAGTATTTTGCCTTGGGTTCTTACTTGTGGTGGCGCGGGTGAAACCCGTGGTTGCTGTGGGGGTGACAGCGGGTATAACTCTTTTCTTAGTCGGTATAGCAAATCTTTTGGCGTTGACTTACCCAGCCGGCATGCTGGTATCTTTATAA
- a CDS encoding tricarboxylate transporter produces MITLTRKPLNALKLPVARTAYKKALIVIACSTLGAVSLNAQSSDVTVPDTIHWTIPFGVGGGTDVWARFFTTWMRDHIQGNPTLVIDNVPGGGSINGSNLFAMRAASDGSQWIGTSASTQYPAMLQDRRVRYSYDDWTPILATPTGGVVYAQPSLGDNAEEVLSALTEQRVKFAVQSHTGLELPVLIALDLLGADVQAVSGMRSRGEGRLAFERGEADIDFQTTSAYFSSVAPLVESGRAVPLFSLGVLSESGDIIRDPAFPDLPTFNEVYETLHGEAPSGPAAEAYRKFFASGFTLQKLILLPSDTPEALIQEYREAARRFVDTEAFKDAAMAQLGPYTPVVGEVVEQHLQEAMSLDDTTRQWLVEWLLEQHGARI; encoded by the coding sequence ATGATCACTCTGACAAGAAAGCCGCTTAACGCCCTTAAATTACCTGTTGCCCGTACTGCTTATAAGAAAGCACTGATTGTCATTGCCTGTTCAACATTAGGTGCTGTAAGCCTCAATGCACAGTCTAGCGACGTTACCGTACCCGATACGATTCACTGGACGATTCCCTTTGGTGTAGGCGGGGGAACCGATGTGTGGGCACGCTTTTTCACCACCTGGATGAGAGATCATATTCAAGGTAACCCTACGCTGGTTATTGATAATGTACCCGGCGGTGGTTCCATTAATGGCAGTAATTTGTTTGCTATGCGGGCTGCCTCGGATGGCAGTCAATGGATAGGAACTTCTGCTTCCACCCAATACCCTGCAATGTTGCAAGATCGACGCGTGCGTTACAGCTACGATGATTGGACCCCCATTTTAGCGACCCCAACAGGAGGTGTGGTGTATGCCCAGCCGAGCCTGGGTGATAACGCCGAGGAAGTGCTGAGCGCCCTGACAGAGCAGCGCGTGAAATTTGCGGTGCAAAGCCACACGGGGTTAGAGCTGCCAGTATTGATTGCGCTTGATTTGCTGGGTGCCGATGTACAGGCCGTTTCTGGGATGCGCAGCCGTGGAGAGGGTAGGTTAGCCTTTGAGCGTGGCGAGGCCGATATTGACTTCCAAACGACCTCTGCTTATTTCAGCAGTGTAGCGCCACTGGTTGAGAGCGGACGTGCGGTGCCGCTCTTTTCTCTGGGAGTGCTCAGCGAGAGCGGTGACATCATTCGAGATCCCGCTTTTCCTGATTTACCGACGTTCAACGAGGTGTACGAAACCTTGCATGGCGAAGCGCCCAGCGGCCCCGCCGCCGAGGCATATCGTAAGTTCTTTGCCTCAGGGTTTACGCTTCAAAAGTTGATCCTACTGCCGAGCGACACCCCAGAAGCACTAATTCAGGAGTATCGCGAAGCGGCGCGTCGTTTTGTGGATACAGAAGCATTTAAAGACGCGGCAATGGCCCAACTTGGGCCCTATACGCCGGTGGTTGGTGAGGTCGTCGAGCAGCATCTTCAGGAGGCCATGTCGCTTGATGATACCACGCGGCAGTGGCTGGTCGAGTGGCTGCTAGAGCAGCACGGTGCCCGTATTTAA
- a CDS encoding 4-oxalomesaconate tautomerase, translated as MNSIPCVIMRGGTSRGPFIRMKDLPSDQEQQAEILLNLMGSGHALQIDGIGGGDPLTSKVAIVERSSHPDADVDYLFAQVDVVNKRVDFNPNCGNMLSAVGPYALETGLVEPQDGITVVKVHNLNTQRLIECHVPTPGKQVQYEGNVSISGVPGSAAGIQLSFLDIMGSKTGHLLPTGKASEEIQGIEVSCIDAATPIVLLRAESVGLTGHESPAELDNNAPLLTRLETLRREAGLRMGLGDVSQSVLPKVVLISAAQAASNTLNIRYFVPHRCHKAIAVTGAMAVVAAINVPGSVANQMAIDTQQLFAGQLLSEIILEHPSGSIELTAEYRQQNAFDLARVSLIRTARKIMSGQIFYAIPPKDVVNHTIESVN; from the coding sequence ATGAACAGCATTCCTTGTGTGATTATGCGTGGAGGCACCTCTCGAGGCCCCTTTATTCGCATGAAAGACTTGCCTAGTGACCAAGAGCAGCAGGCTGAAATCTTGCTGAATTTGATGGGATCTGGACATGCACTACAGATTGATGGCATTGGCGGAGGCGATCCGCTCACCAGCAAAGTGGCAATTGTAGAGCGCTCATCTCACCCTGACGCAGATGTAGATTACCTTTTTGCGCAAGTGGATGTGGTTAACAAGCGCGTCGACTTCAACCCTAACTGCGGCAACATGCTTTCTGCCGTAGGGCCCTATGCCTTAGAAACAGGGTTAGTGGAACCGCAAGACGGTATCACCGTGGTGAAGGTACACAATTTAAATACCCAACGGCTAATTGAATGCCATGTACCTACACCGGGGAAACAGGTTCAGTATGAAGGCAATGTCAGCATCAGTGGTGTACCGGGCAGTGCTGCGGGCATTCAGCTCAGCTTTTTAGACATTATGGGAAGTAAAACAGGCCACTTGTTGCCCACTGGAAAAGCATCTGAAGAGATACAGGGTATCGAGGTGAGCTGTATTGATGCGGCCACCCCGATTGTGCTACTGCGTGCCGAGTCGGTTGGGTTAACTGGCCATGAGTCGCCTGCTGAATTGGATAATAACGCGCCCTTGTTAACACGTTTAGAAACCTTGCGCCGTGAAGCGGGGCTACGGATGGGGCTGGGTGATGTTAGCCAAAGTGTTCTGCCAAAAGTCGTGCTGATTTCAGCGGCTCAAGCGGCATCGAATACGCTCAATATTCGTTATTTCGTACCTCACCGCTGCCATAAAGCGATTGCGGTGACAGGCGCTATGGCAGTGGTCGCTGCTATTAATGTGCCTGGCTCAGTTGCCAATCAAATGGCAATCGATACTCAGCAGCTCTTCGCTGGACAGCTTCTGTCAGAGATCATCCTGGAACACCCTTCTGGCTCTATTGAGCTGACGGCTGAGTATCGCCAGCAGAATGCATTTGACTTGGCGCGTGTATCGCTGATCCGCACCGCACGCAAAATCATGAGTGGGCAAATTTTCTACGCTATCCCTCCCAAAGATGTGGTTAATCACACCATCGAATCCGTTAATTAA
- a CDS encoding glutaminase, with translation MQELLNNIVAELAEETERGKVADYIPQLAHVDPSQFAISLATVEGERFSAGCATTPFSIQSISKVFTLTIALGKMGDALWSKVGREPSGDPFNSIVQLEHEGGKPRNPFINAGAIAVVDAIMMGHEPKETLGEILSFVRYIADDNSICFDHQVAASEMQHKDRNASLAHFMKAFGHLRHDVDKVIGTYFHQCAIAMSCEQLAHAGLFLASDGVNRPSNLRVVSPQRARRINSLMMMCGHYDASGEFAFRVGLPGKSGVGGGILAIAPGRGSLAVWSPGLDKYGNSLLGTRALEMFAQRTGWSVFGH, from the coding sequence ATGCAAGAATTACTTAACAATATTGTCGCCGAGCTGGCCGAAGAAACCGAGCGCGGCAAAGTGGCCGACTACATTCCTCAGCTTGCCCACGTAGACCCTAGCCAGTTCGCAATCAGCCTAGCCACCGTTGAGGGCGAACGTTTTTCGGCGGGCTGCGCCACTACCCCCTTCTCCATTCAGAGTATTTCCAAGGTATTTACGCTAACCATCGCACTTGGGAAAATGGGCGATGCACTCTGGTCAAAAGTGGGGCGTGAGCCTTCCGGCGACCCCTTCAACTCCATCGTGCAGCTTGAGCACGAAGGAGGCAAACCGAGAAACCCATTCATTAATGCCGGGGCTATTGCGGTGGTTGACGCGATAATGATGGGGCACGAGCCCAAAGAAACGCTGGGAGAAATCCTAAGTTTCGTGCGCTATATCGCCGATGACAACAGTATCTGCTTTGACCACCAAGTCGCAGCGTCTGAAATGCAACACAAAGATCGCAACGCCTCACTGGCTCATTTTATGAAAGCCTTTGGTCACCTACGTCATGATGTCGATAAAGTGATCGGCACCTACTTTCACCAATGTGCCATTGCCATGAGCTGCGAGCAATTAGCCCATGCGGGGCTATTTTTGGCTTCCGATGGCGTTAACCGCCCCAGTAACCTGCGCGTGGTGTCGCCACAACGAGCACGGCGGATCAACTCATTAATGATGATGTGCGGGCACTACGACGCCTCTGGAGAGTTTGCCTTCCGCGTTGGGCTACCCGGCAAAAGTGGCGTAGGCGGCGGCATACTGGCTATCGCCCCTGGGCGCGGCTCACTGGCTGTATGGTCGCCAGGGCTAGATAAATACGGTAATAGCCTACTTGGCACTCGTGCACTGGAAATGTTTGCTCAGCGCACTGGTTGGTCAGTATTTGGACACTGA